In the Anastrepha obliqua isolate idAnaObli1 chromosome 1, idAnaObli1_1.0, whole genome shotgun sequence genome, one interval contains:
- the LOC129248247 gene encoding uncharacterized protein LOC129248247 — protein MAPNNQNYNADELEPPTWLNDEFFSKVLQNFETDAKDLQLKSTKLSPATLKGDHYASVMFRAAIGYECDGVAKMKKMIMKIMPSEEGHKKEMFAESTIFETEISMYTEVIPRFEQILRDIGEDTVLKAPILYYQLSPEKVIIFEDIVPLGYEVVRDRYASYEELRAAYAKLAKWHAISYKINLEEPEYFEKFHQGLLSIPKIEDNEVMSAGIDHLIKQMKTMPSLQEYVPHLEQIKDAVFAGAIASFKEYHNAPKADAYYVLCHGDFHNKNMMFKHNAETGKFEDVMLLDYQLCYVGPLVNDLIYSIYMLLNSDQREHLAEFIYFYLEQFKETLQKIGFEGPMPKLMKIAEQRMQHKYWELFLLTTFLPAWLAFRGGDIGADDIMTSEDARNEMYANKEFHDELTKLLPQYLHLGYFEKD, from the exons ATGGCACCAAATAACCAGAACTACAACGCGGATGAACTGGAGCCGCCAACGTGGTTGAATGATGAGTTCTTCAGCAAGGTGTTGCAAAATTTCGAAACTGATGCCAAGGATTTGCAACTAAAGAGCACTAAATTATCACCGGCCACACTCAAGGGGGATCACTATGCGAGTGTTATGTTTCGAGCAGCTATTGGGTATGAATGCGATGGTGTGGCGAAGATGAAAAAGATGATTATGAAGATAATGCCCAGTGAGGAGGGACACAAAAAGGAAATGTTTGCCGAATCGACTATATTTGAAACTGAAATTAGCATGTACACAGAGGTGATACCGCGCTTCGAGCAAATTTTGCGCGACATTGGCGAGGATACAGTGCTCAAAGCGCC CATTCTCTACTATCAGCTGAGTCCTGAAAAGGTTATCATCTTCGAGGATATTGTGCCGCTGGGCTATGAGGTGGTGCGCGATCGTTACGCCAGCTATGAAGAGCTTCGAGCCGCTTATGCCAAGTTGGCTAAATGGCATGCCATaagctataaaataaatttggag GAGCCCGAATATTTCGAAAAGTTTCATCAGGGTCTACTATCCATACCGAAGATTGAGGACAATGAAGTTATGTCAGCCGGCATCGATCATTTGATCAAACAGATGAAGACAATGCCATCACTGCAGGAGTATGTACCGCATCTCGAACAAATCAAAGACGCTGTTTTTGCAGGCGCAATCGCTTCATTCAAGGAGTATCACAATGCACCAAAGGCGGATGCCTACTATGTGCTTTGCCATGGTgattttcataacaaaaatatgaTGTTCAAACATAATGCGGAAACGGGAAAATTTGAGGATGTTATGCTGCTGGATTATCAACTGTGTTATGTCGGTCCTTTAGTGAATGATTTAATTTACTCAATTTATATGCTCTTGAATTCGGATCAGCGTGAACACTTGGCGGAGTTCATCTACTTCTATTTAGAACAGTTCAAAGAAACGCTGCAGAAAATTGGTTTCGAAGGACCGATGCCGAAATTAATGAAGATCGCTGAGCAGCGAATGCAACACAAATATTGGG AACTTTTCCTTCTTACCACTTTTCTTCCCGCTTGGTTGGCTTTCCGCGGAGGTGATATTGGTGCTGACGATATAATGACATCCGAAGATGCTCGAAATGAAATGTATGCCAACAAAGAGTTCCATGACGAGTTGACAAAACTTCTGCCACAGTATTTGCATTTAGGTTATTTTGAAAAGGATtag